The Candidatus Binatia bacterium genome includes a window with the following:
- a CDS encoding phage integrase N-terminal SAM-like domain-containing protein: IRTRHYSYMTEKAYVGWIKRFIFFHNKRHPAEMGEAEIAQFLSALAQEKHVSASTQNQALNALLFLYHEVLGKEIGYINGVVRAKRPIRLPVVLTRQEVRSILGCLDGSSERGQVRS, from the coding sequence GATCCGAACACGGCATTATAGTTACATGACCGAAAAAGCCTACGTCGGCTGGATCAAGAGATTCATCTTCTTCCACAACAAGCGCCACCCGGCGGAAATGGGAGAGGCGGAAATCGCTCAGTTCCTTTCGGCTCTCGCCCAAGAAAAGCATGTCAGCGCCTCCACGCAGAACCAAGCATTGAATGCGCTCCTGTTTCTTTATCACGAGGTCTTAGGAAAGGAGATCGGTTACATAAACGGTGTCGTCCGGGCGAAAAGGCCGATCAGATTGCCGGTTGTGTTGACCCGTCAGGAAGTCAGGTCTATTCTCGGCTGCCTCGACGGCTCGTCAGAAAGGGGTCAAGTCCGCTCTTAG
- a CDS encoding helix-turn-helix domain-containing protein, protein MEWVKGRLGDGARVEEEKPESRRVFGLGIEPIARITARVYGKPLEELRRKRRGEENEARSMAMYLCRSLGGHRHSEIGKEFGLEKSSSVSLACLRMKVRVGVERKLARESAQN, encoded by the coding sequence GTGGAGTGGGTCAAGGGGAGACTTGGTGACGGAGCCAGGGTCGAGGAGGAAAAGCCTGAGTCCCGCAGGGTATTTGGGTTAGGGATTGAACCGATTGCCCGGATAACGGCTAGGGTGTACGGTAAGCCCTTGGAGGAGCTACGGAGAAAGCGACGAGGTGAGGAGAACGAGGCACGGTCGATGGCGATGTATCTGTGTCGGAGCTTGGGCGGGCACAGGCATAGCGAGATCGGCAAGGAGTTCGGTTTAGAGAAGAGTTCATCGGTGAGTTTAGCCTGTTTGCGGATGAAGGTGAGAGTGGGGGTAGAGAGAAAGCTGGCCCGGGAGAGCGCGCAGAATTGA
- a CDS encoding helix-turn-helix domain-containing protein, with the protein MREERQRRLEAKGWKIGSVKEFLRLSSEESAYIELKIRLAEGLRERRQRNRLSQGDLAKLLKSSQSRVAKMEAGDPSVSLDLLIRSLLALGISDRELSRIISTSRAA; encoded by the coding sequence ATGCGTGAAGAGAGGCAAAGACGACTGGAAGCTAAAGGCTGGAAGATCGGAAGCGTCAAGGAGTTTCTCCGGCTTTCCAGCGAGGAATCCGCATACATCGAGCTCAAGATACGGCTCGCCGAAGGTCTGCGAGAGCGCCGACAGCGCAATCGGCTCTCCCAAGGGGACCTTGCAAAGTTGCTCAAATCGAGCCAGTCGCGCGTCGCCAAGATGGAGGCGGGTGACCCATCCGTTTCATTGGACCTGTTGATCCGATCTCTCCTCGCTCTGGGAATCTCAGACCGCGAACTTTCCAGAATCATTTCCACTTCTCGGGCTGCCTGA
- the tatA gene encoding twin-arginine translocase TatA/TatE family subunit, with protein MFGIGMPELILILALALIVLGPKKLPEIARALGKGLSEFRRATDELKDELRQVDLENEPSPKKPHPAETYSTESAESSPSPSAGQAPPADQSERKPG; from the coding sequence ATGTTCGGCATCGGCATGCCGGAGCTGATTTTGATTCTGGCGCTGGCCCTGATCGTTCTCGGGCCGAAGAAACTGCCGGAAATCGCGCGCGCACTCGGCAAAGGACTTTCCGAGTTCCGCCGCGCTACCGACGAGCTGAAAGACGAGTTGCGCCAGGTGGATCTAGAGAACGAGCCGTCTCCGAAAAAACCGCACCCGGCCGAAACTTATTCGACAGAAAGCGCAGAGTCCTCCCCTTCGCCTTCCGCCGGCCAGGCACCTCCCGCCGACCAGAGTGAAAGAAAACCAGGCTAG
- the tatC gene encoding twin-arginine translocase subunit TatC gives MKENQASAHLEDARMPLTGHLQELRSCLVKSVLALFVGFAVCYANVEKLFFYLTVPLTRIESPGLTLIGTAVVEAFFTKLKVAFIAGLFIALPVILRQIWRFVAPGLYEHEKRYARNFVFFGTLFFLLGAWFCYSVVFQLGFEFMLRRYEAIQVRPAIRIGEYLSFAAELMLAFGVVFELPVVAYFLTRIGLIDHAFLMRHFRYAVVVIFILAAVLTPPDLVAQVLLTVPLMIIYGVSIGVAYFARKRS, from the coding sequence GTGAAAGAAAACCAGGCTAGCGCGCATCTCGAAGACGCCCGGATGCCGCTCACCGGGCACTTGCAGGAGCTGCGCTCCTGTCTGGTTAAATCCGTCCTGGCGCTGTTTGTCGGCTTCGCCGTCTGCTACGCCAACGTTGAAAAACTTTTCTTCTACCTCACCGTGCCGCTGACCCGCATCGAAAGCCCGGGTCTCACTCTCATCGGCACGGCGGTGGTCGAGGCGTTCTTCACCAAGTTGAAAGTGGCTTTCATCGCCGGGCTGTTCATCGCGCTGCCCGTTATCCTGCGCCAGATCTGGCGCTTCGTCGCGCCCGGGCTCTACGAGCACGAGAAACGCTACGCGCGGAACTTCGTGTTCTTCGGGACTTTGTTCTTTCTGCTCGGCGCCTGGTTTTGTTACAGCGTGGTTTTCCAGTTGGGATTTGAATTCATGCTCCGTCGCTACGAGGCCATCCAGGTGCGGCCGGCCATCCGGATCGGCGAGTATCTATCGTTCGCCGCGGAGCTGATGCTTGCCTTCGGCGTCGTTTTCGAGCTGCCGGTGGTCGCCTATTTTTTGACGCGCATCGGCCTGATCGACCACGCCTTCCTGATGCGCCACTTCCGCTACGCCGTGGTCGTCATATTTATTCTCGCCGCCGTGCTCACGCCGCCCGATCTCGTCGCCCAGGTTCTGCTCACGGTTCCTCTCATGATTATCTACGGCGTGAGCATCGGCGTGGCGTATTTCGCAAGGAAAAGAAGCTGA
- a CDS encoding arginine decarboxylase, pyruvoyl-dependent translates to MVPKKVFFTKGVGVHKEKLASFELALRTAGLAYCNLVLVSSIYPPGCKRISKEEGVKLLRPGEIVFCVYDRESTNEPNRLVAASVGVAIPADDNQHGYLSEHHSFGETDEKAGEYAEDLAASMLATTLGIEFNPDTAWDEREQLFKMSEKIVRTTNITQSAIGNKDGLWTTVFAACVFINDDAPSNNNSSESK, encoded by the coding sequence ATGGTTCCAAAGAAAGTTTTTTTCACCAAAGGAGTCGGAGTCCACAAGGAAAAGCTCGCCTCTTTTGAGTTAGCGCTGCGCACCGCCGGTCTCGCCTATTGCAATCTCGTGCTCGTCTCCAGCATCTATCCTCCGGGCTGTAAGCGGATATCCAAAGAAGAAGGCGTGAAGCTCTTGCGTCCCGGCGAGATCGTTTTCTGCGTTTACGATCGCGAGAGCACCAACGAGCCGAACCGGCTCGTGGCCGCTTCGGTCGGAGTTGCGATCCCCGCCGACGACAACCAGCACGGCTATCTCTCCGAGCACCATTCTTTCGGCGAGACCGACGAGAAGGCCGGAGAATACGCCGAAGACCTCGCCGCGAGCATGCTGGCGACGACTCTCGGCATCGAGTTCAATCCCGACACCGCCTGGGACGAGCGCGAGCAGCTCTTCAAGATGTCGGAAAAGATCGTCCGCACGACCAACATCACCCAGTCCGCGATCGGCAACAAAGACGGGCTCTGGACCACCGTCTTCGCCGCCTGCGTCTTCATCAACGACGACGCTCCGTCCAACAACAACAGCAGCGAAAGCAAATAA
- a CDS encoding biotin/lipoyl-containing protein produces MAFIARLGEKTYTVEIEEIGKSLYRVAVDGTEFVVDGKKTGLSNYSLIVDNRSFEVDVDIMEDEYRVLVDGRSYHIDLLDERRMRVGGLQSGIQLQGRQNVSVPMPGKVIAVLVSEGDKVERGQGLVIVEAMKMENEVRCPIDGEVKEVRVKTGDALEAGAVLAVVE; encoded by the coding sequence ATGGCTTTTATTGCGCGCCTCGGGGAGAAGACCTACACCGTCGAGATCGAGGAGATCGGCAAGTCGCTTTATCGCGTCGCGGTGGACGGCACTGAGTTCGTGGTCGACGGCAAAAAGACCGGACTCAGCAACTATTCGCTGATCGTCGACAACCGCTCGTTCGAGGTGGACGTCGATATTATGGAGGACGAGTACCGGGTGTTGGTCGATGGGAGAAGCTACCACATCGACCTGCTGGATGAGAGGCGAATGCGCGTCGGCGGGTTGCAATCGGGGATTCAACTCCAAGGACGCCAAAACGTCTCGGTCCCGATGCCCGGCAAAGTCATCGCCGTGCTGGTTTCGGAGGGGGACAAGGTCGAGCGCGGGCAGGGCTTGGTGATCGTCGAGGCGATGAAAATGGAAAACGAGGTGCGCTGCCCGATCGACGGCGAGGTGAAAGAGGTGAGGGTGAAGACGGGAGACGCGCTCGAGGCGGGAGCGGTTCTGGCGGTGGTGGAATAA